Proteins encoded by one window of Cylindrospermum stagnale PCC 7417:
- a CDS encoding acetoacetate decarboxylase family protein, with the protein MPYPQTPWILQGYAIQTLHLVNIDQVRPLIPSELEIITVWPGKTLGDVYLSHYGSGSVLEYSELIVAPAFVSYQGKIGAWISHIYVDNADSVAGGQEIWGLPKELAEFTWEQGERVTVRQGRQKLCSLNYHRQNLAWRQRLAISSFSAMGADLLIFSSEFESLLGLINSQLEVPAESAFSGIGLGQPFLSFRSEQMSLRVDAPKVVGQREVEVR; encoded by the coding sequence ATGCCATATCCACAAACGCCTTGGATACTACAAGGCTACGCTATTCAAACTCTGCATTTGGTGAATATTGACCAAGTGCGCCCTCTGATTCCCTCAGAGTTAGAAATTATTACTGTATGGCCTGGCAAAACCCTCGGTGATGTGTATCTATCTCATTATGGGTCAGGTTCAGTGCTGGAGTACAGTGAGTTAATTGTTGCCCCTGCTTTCGTTAGCTATCAGGGCAAAATTGGTGCTTGGATTTCCCATATTTACGTAGATAATGCTGATTCGGTGGCTGGTGGGCAAGAAATTTGGGGGCTACCGAAGGAACTAGCTGAGTTTACTTGGGAACAAGGAGAGCGTGTCACTGTCCGTCAGGGAAGACAGAAGCTGTGTAGTCTTAACTATCATCGGCAAAACCTAGCATGGCGACAGCGGTTAGCTATATCTAGTTTCAGTGCAATGGGTGCTGATTTGCTGATATTCTCTTCAGAATTTGAGTCCCTGTTAGGTTTGATTAATTCTCAGTTAGAAGTTCCCGCTGAAAGTGCTTTTTCTGGTATTGGTTTAGGTCAGCCTTTTTTAAGCTTTCGTTCTGAACAGATGAGTTTGCGGGTTGATGCGCCAAAAGTTGTGGGACAGAGGGAAGTAGAAGTTAGGTAA
- a CDS encoding asparagine synthetase B family protein, whose translation MLFNLFSRSKSPIASIEVAPSWLVAWGKLDFLCEDIIWRDDQFAVISALSPEQFALSPTGRFVVVGDVWLSNQVELRQKLGVDIGGFQGSDGCQLIALLWEKWGSECLKMLVGMFGLVVYDRHQQVLWLGRDRIGSRTLYYTTTGLTRWIAPKMRSLTPHRSDDLDVVALRDYLCCAFVPGERTLWQNLREMRPGTVMQMPSEQVYSYWQLQEEITAANQNLEWYSDRLRSLLNQVVQEYLPKNQAVGVFLSGGLDSSSITALAANFHNAPVHTYSIHFGDETPNELEFSSLVAQHCQTQHHILEITFRDMWERLPETMAYLDDPIGDPLTVPNLLLGRMARENVQVVLNGEGGDPCFGGPKNQPMLINSLYGSITNQNSLQAYLISFQKCALDLPQLLKPEVWASLQTEPSVFSADLDSDASYLNRLMALNIKFKGADQILTKVSNLTQAANLQGLSPLFDQRVVELSMQIPPEYKLSGVEEKAVLKKAVADILPDSIIHRPKSGMMVPVQLGFRKYWQREARKLLLNKKSAISPYINQSLLRNWLNFEGDIWGRYGVKLWLLVSLEIWLQVNRK comes from the coding sequence ATGCTATTTAATCTTTTTAGCAGATCTAAATCTCCGATCGCATCTATCGAGGTTGCTCCTAGTTGGCTTGTAGCATGGGGAAAGTTAGATTTTCTCTGCGAGGATATAATTTGGCGAGATGACCAGTTTGCGGTGATTTCTGCGCTTTCTCCAGAGCAATTTGCACTTAGTCCTACAGGACGATTTGTGGTAGTTGGGGATGTATGGCTAAGTAACCAGGTGGAGTTGCGGCAAAAATTGGGAGTTGATATTGGCGGTTTTCAGGGAAGCGATGGTTGCCAATTGATTGCGCTACTGTGGGAAAAATGGGGTTCTGAATGCCTGAAGATGTTGGTGGGGATGTTTGGGTTGGTGGTTTACGATCGCCATCAACAGGTTTTATGGCTAGGGCGCGATCGCATCGGTAGCCGAACTCTCTACTACACTACCACTGGTTTAACTCGCTGGATTGCCCCGAAAATGCGATCGCTTACACCCCATAGATCAGATGATTTAGATGTGGTAGCACTGCGAGATTATCTCTGTTGTGCCTTTGTTCCCGGAGAGAGAACACTGTGGCAGAATCTGCGGGAAATGCGCCCAGGAACCGTGATGCAGATGCCTTCTGAGCAAGTTTATAGTTACTGGCAGCTACAAGAGGAGATTACAGCAGCGAATCAAAATTTAGAATGGTATAGCGATCGCTTGCGTTCCCTACTTAATCAAGTTGTACAAGAATATTTACCCAAAAATCAAGCAGTGGGAGTTTTCTTATCTGGTGGCTTAGACTCTAGCAGCATCACAGCTTTAGCCGCAAACTTCCATAATGCACCAGTTCACACCTATTCAATTCATTTTGGTGACGAAACTCCCAATGAATTAGAATTTTCTAGCTTAGTTGCCCAACATTGCCAAACTCAACACCACATTTTAGAAATCACCTTTCGCGATATGTGGGAACGTCTACCTGAAACAATGGCGTATTTAGATGATCCTATCGGCGATCCTTTGACAGTACCAAATCTGCTGCTGGGAAGAATGGCACGGGAGAATGTGCAGGTTGTACTCAATGGTGAGGGTGGTGATCCTTGCTTTGGTGGCCCCAAAAATCAGCCGATGTTAATTAATAGTTTATATGGTTCCATCACTAATCAAAATTCGCTGCAAGCATATCTAATTTCTTTTCAGAAATGTGCATTAGATTTACCGCAACTTTTAAAACCAGAAGTTTGGGCATCTTTACAAACAGAACCATCTGTATTTTCTGCTGATTTAGATTCTGATGCCAGTTATTTGAATCGGTTAATGGCATTGAATATCAAATTTAAAGGAGCAGACCAGATTCTCACCAAGGTAAGTAACTTAACTCAAGCAGCAAACTTACAGGGTTTATCACCACTTTTTGACCAACGAGTTGTTGAGTTGAGTATGCAAATTCCCCCAGAATACAAACTTTCGGGAGTAGAAGAAAAAGCCGTATTAAAAAAAGCTGTTGCTGATATTTTACCCGATAGCATTATTCATCGTCCCAAAAGTGGAATGATGGTTCCTGTCCAATTGGGATTTCGTAAATATTGGCAGCGAGAAGCAAGGAAATTATTGCTAAATAAAAAAAGTGCTATTTCCCCATATATCAACCAGTCACTATTGCGTAACTGGCTAAATTTTGAAGGGGATATTTGGGGACGTTATGGCGTTAAACTTTGGCTATTGGTAAGTTTAGAAATTTGGTTACAGGTGAACCGAAAATAG
- a CDS encoding DUF4112 domain-containing protein: MPESPDRFLAVPPDAYAPTLKRLRQLSGLLENVITIPGTKVGIGLDPIIGLIPIGGDVLGVILSGYIIVESARLGVSRATLGRMLLNVVIDGLVGLIPVLGDFFDVAWRANTYNIKLLEESLKFPTQKKKADRWFILGVLLGLLLLAIVLVALSVILISMLWKALTGA, translated from the coding sequence ATGCCTGAATCTCCTGATCGGTTTCTCGCCGTCCCACCTGATGCCTATGCACCAACCTTAAAGCGTCTACGTCAACTCAGTGGACTGCTGGAAAATGTGATTACCATTCCTGGAACAAAGGTTGGTATTGGTTTAGATCCGATTATCGGCTTGATACCTATTGGTGGTGATGTTTTAGGAGTGATACTTTCCGGGTACATCATCGTCGAATCGGCACGGCTGGGTGTGTCTAGAGCCACTTTGGGCAGAATGCTTTTAAATGTGGTCATCGACGGCTTAGTCGGGTTAATTCCTGTACTGGGGGATTTTTTCGATGTTGCCTGGAGAGCAAACACTTATAACATCAAGCTATTGGAAGAATCCTTAAAGTTTCCCACCCAGAAGAAAAAGGCAGATAGGTGGTTTATCCTTGGCGTGTTGCTTGGATTGTTGCTGCTTGCCATTGTCTTAGTAGCCTTAAGTGTGATACTAATTAGTATGCTGTGGAAAGCCTTAACTGGCGCTTAA
- a CDS encoding TcdA/TcdB pore-forming domain-containing protein encodes MSLPNSSNQTQFDLTEKLNAERATTIKTINTVNQDFIILTLDYQKFKQAVKTLALDKNIDLKTSYLILENTKKIGDKYELQFVVKGSQEARKIETNDPTFYAFKETFNTALNKARLITQDEKPTQSTRALVPSLQMEALDVIDSASWGTAISAFIEYANSDEEISSLPTTLQIQAYYGLFQSGLTLGQGAFSITQVMSDLAGNKFISLSEKMGNKLLLAAKGADGLKKTALNAMGKLVSNSLTIATGVFSIVFSTGEFTKYCVCLSI; translated from the coding sequence ATGTCATTGCCAAATTCATCGAACCAAACACAATTTGATTTAACCGAAAAATTAAACGCCGAAAGAGCCACTACAATTAAGACAATTAATACAGTTAATCAAGATTTTATAATTCTTACCCTGGATTATCAAAAATTTAAACAAGCTGTTAAAACACTTGCACTCGATAAAAATATTGATTTAAAAACGTCCTATCTCATTCTTGAGAATACAAAAAAAATTGGCGATAAATATGAACTTCAATTTGTTGTAAAAGGGTCACAAGAGGCTAGAAAAATTGAGACTAATGATCCTACTTTTTACGCCTTTAAAGAGACTTTCAATACTGCTTTAAATAAGGCTAGACTCATCACCCAGGATGAAAAACCAACTCAATCAACTAGAGCTTTAGTACCATCATTACAAATGGAAGCTTTAGACGTAATTGATTCTGCCAGTTGGGGAACAGCTATTTCAGCATTTATTGAATACGCTAATAGCGATGAAGAAATTTCTTCTTTACCAACAACTTTACAAATACAGGCATATTATGGACTTTTTCAATCTGGTCTTACTCTAGGACAAGGAGCTTTTTCAATTACTCAAGTCATGAGCGATCTAGCCGGAAATAAATTTATATCTCTCAGTGAAAAGATGGGGAATAAACTCTTACTTGCGGCTAAAGGCGCTGACGGCTTAAAGAAAACGGCCCTCAATGCAATGGGAAAACTTGTCTCTAATTCATTGACTATTGCCACTGGAGTTTTTAGTATCGTTTTCTCCACCGGAGAATTTACCAAATATTGCGTATGCCTATCAATCTGA
- a CDS encoding alpha/beta fold hydrolase gives MKDWWQVNFPQGRQSLTITDAQGYPVQIAYGEKGTGKPLILLHGLGSWSYNWRNSIEPLSKFFRVICFDAKGYGFSEKPLSRREQSGHQVIELERIIQALCDQPAVIVAESLGALVALALAEHNPQLIGRLVVINAPIFTKSLPHWAMGLLAQAPLELVHTVDVLRLAYLFAPLVREIAAIERRKVLFEPSMLTQEDVYWITYPFIELPGTLVKVAEELQIAVQEIENLQANKPNMLSKIQSNLSAIECPTLILWGDQDSWFPASHGEKLHQHLPNSILQILPNCYHDASTGSFKVVNAAILKFLQDTNFC, from the coding sequence ATGAAAGATTGGTGGCAAGTTAATTTTCCCCAAGGGCGGCAAAGTCTAACTATTACTGATGCTCAGGGATATCCTGTACAAATTGCTTATGGCGAAAAGGGTACAGGTAAGCCGCTAATTTTATTACATGGATTAGGCAGTTGGAGCTATAATTGGCGTAACAGTATTGAGCCATTATCAAAATTTTTCCGGGTAATTTGTTTTGATGCCAAAGGCTACGGGTTTTCTGAAAAACCCCTATCTCGTCGAGAACAGAGCGGTCATCAAGTTATTGAACTAGAGCGAATAATTCAGGCATTATGTGATCAACCTGCTGTAATTGTGGCAGAATCTTTGGGGGCATTAGTTGCCTTAGCACTTGCTGAACACAATCCCCAATTAATCGGGCGGTTAGTAGTAATCAATGCACCTATTTTTACTAAAAGTTTACCACATTGGGCAATGGGGTTACTTGCCCAAGCGCCACTAGAATTAGTTCACACAGTAGACGTATTACGTCTAGCATATTTGTTTGCACCGCTAGTGCGAGAAATTGCGGCGATAGAAAGACGCAAGGTGCTATTTGAACCATCAATGCTGACACAGGAAGATGTCTACTGGATAACTTACCCATTTATTGAACTTCCTGGGACTCTGGTGAAAGTGGCTGAAGAATTACAAATAGCAGTCCAGGAAATTGAAAATTTGCAAGCTAACAAGCCAAATATGCTCAGTAAAATTCAAAGTAATCTGAGTGCTATTGAGTGTCCCACACTAATTTTGTGGGGTGATCAAGATAGTTGGTTTCCTGCTAGTCATGGTGAGAAGTTGCATCAACATCTCCCCAATTCGATATTACAAATTCTGCCTAACTGCTATCATGATGCTTCAACTGGTTCTTTTAAAGTGGTGAATGCAGCAATTCTGAAATTTTTGCAGGATACAAATTTCTGTTAA
- a CDS encoding diaminopimelate decarboxylase family protein, translating to MASLKKSHVTPPFSWELAQDLLTTYGSPLYVYQGSRLRQTIEGITKAISYPRKQFRFASVTNGNIALLKIFQAAGWGLHANTPGDIYLGLHAGFHPSDIVYSGSNLHWVEMEQVLNWGVTTLNLDSLNQLQLCCEVSQSLHPGVSLRLGLRLNLPEITGDSRIGVRPEEFADAIAITRKAGLKLSGLHFYRGTGTNATAAFTDVIDTVLATAQRLPDWEYLDFGGGFGYPYHHDGAAFDWQGFGAKLTDRVTNLGREIDLIIEPGRSAIAGCATLLAQVVSVKWQAKKQLIGVDTTIANLSVLSVHGGYRKIATWNNSQTYTTDICGNTTYSRDYLGKNCQLPALEIGDIIAILDVGAYGYAMSSHFLHRPKPAEVLLENHTHRLIRKREDYSVLLKNQILDK from the coding sequence ATGGCAAGCTTAAAAAAGAGTCATGTGACTCCCCCCTTTTCTTGGGAACTTGCACAGGATTTATTGACTACCTACGGCTCTCCGCTTTATGTTTATCAAGGCTCACGCTTACGCCAAACTATTGAAGGCATTACCAAAGCTATCAGTTATCCCCGCAAGCAATTTCGTTTTGCTAGCGTTACCAATGGCAATATTGCCTTATTAAAAATTTTTCAGGCTGCTGGGTGGGGACTGCACGCTAATACACCAGGAGATATTTATTTAGGACTGCATGCAGGTTTTCACCCCAGTGATATCGTCTACAGCGGCAGTAATTTGCATTGGGTGGAAATGGAACAAGTCTTGAATTGGGGAGTTACCACCCTCAATCTCGATAGTCTGAACCAGTTGCAGTTGTGCTGTGAAGTTTCTCAATCTTTACATCCGGGGGTTTCACTACGCCTTGGTTTGCGGTTGAATTTGCCAGAAATTACGGGAGATAGTCGCATTGGTGTACGTCCAGAAGAATTTGCGGATGCGATCGCAATTACTCGGAAAGCCGGATTGAAACTCAGTGGTTTGCACTTCTACCGGGGGACGGGAACCAACGCCACAGCAGCCTTTACCGATGTCATTGATACAGTTTTAGCCACAGCGCAACGATTACCAGATTGGGAATATTTAGATTTTGGCGGTGGTTTTGGCTATCCTTATCACCACGATGGTGCAGCCTTTGATTGGCAAGGATTTGGGGCTAAATTGACCGACAGAGTCACCAATTTAGGACGGGAGATCGATTTGATCATTGAACCGGGACGATCTGCGATCGCTGGATGTGCAACTTTACTCGCTCAAGTTGTATCTGTAAAATGGCAAGCTAAAAAACAGCTTATCGGCGTTGATACCACCATTGCTAATCTTTCAGTCCTCTCTGTACATGGTGGCTATCGGAAAATTGCTACTTGGAATAATTCCCAAACTTACACAACAGATATTTGTGGAAATACCACCTATTCACGAGATTATCTAGGGAAAAATTGCCAACTTCCAGCCCTAGAAATTGGTGACATCATCGCTATTTTAGATGTGGGTGCTTATGGCTATGCCATGTCTTCACACTTTTTACATCGTCCCAAACCTGCGGAAGTGCTGTTAGAAAATCACACACACCGCTTGATTCGTAAACGAGAAGATTACAGCGTTTTACTAAAAAATCAAATCCTAGATAAATAA
- a CDS encoding VOC family protein produces the protein MTLNAQTAIEGIYEVCIGIPEPISAIQYWEQFGYRIGQVGELTAAAAYQLYGVNSPLHAIRLYHQGADHGLIRLMIWQNATNSGLAMGSMKVKGNRWATTLTADLLGVLNHVEDAKTAGWEIKYTNSYWEVIYDKEKKNRPFIDPAVGVREMLLLQPLTRQVLFQRFGYVLPKYGQINYNSAFKTSQFTHMGMIVQDDSKETLKFYEEVLGLLRVRDEVETTYEASAAGRDFFDLNPGEKYIVTAFDDPRSSTSDFMAARSGRLYIIRFPEDINLESRFEASQPGSLGMCLYTYRVRGILSYFERVRASKATNITNILINEFGEMSFSFVSPDGYFWTLVESN, from the coding sequence ATGACTCTGAACGCGCAAACTGCGATTGAAGGTATTTATGAGGTGTGTATTGGCATCCCAGAGCCAATTTCTGCTATTCAATATTGGGAGCAATTTGGCTATCGTATTGGTCAAGTGGGTGAATTAACCGCAGCCGCAGCCTATCAACTATATGGGGTGAATTCGCCTTTACACGCGATCCGCCTTTACCACCAAGGTGCAGATCATGGTTTAATTCGGCTGATGATTTGGCAAAATGCCACAAATTCAGGGTTAGCAATGGGTTCGATGAAAGTTAAAGGCAATCGCTGGGCAACTACCTTAACTGCTGATCTCTTGGGTGTTTTAAATCACGTAGAGGATGCAAAAACGGCTGGTTGGGAGATCAAATACACTAACTCTTACTGGGAAGTTATTTACGATAAAGAAAAGAAAAACCGTCCTTTTATCGATCCGGCAGTTGGGGTGCGGGAAATGCTACTATTGCAACCCTTGACTCGACAGGTGCTATTTCAACGCTTTGGCTATGTGTTGCCGAAGTACGGACAAATCAATTACAATTCGGCTTTCAAAACTAGCCAGTTTACCCATATGGGGATGATTGTTCAGGATGACAGCAAAGAAACCCTGAAGTTTTACGAGGAAGTTTTGGGTTTGTTGCGGGTGCGTGATGAGGTGGAGACTACTTACGAAGCTTCTGCTGCGGGTAGAGATTTTTTTGACCTCAACCCTGGAGAAAAGTATATTGTCACGGCTTTTGATGATCCTCGTTCCTCCACATCGGACTTTATGGCGGCGCGCAGTGGCAGACTGTACATTATTCGTTTTCCAGAAGATATCAATTTAGAGTCGCGCTTTGAAGCTTCCCAACCAGGCAGTTTGGGAATGTGCCTCTACACTTACCGTGTGCGGGGAATACTTAGTTATTTTGAGCGGGTTCGGGCAAGTAAGGCGACAAATATTACTAATATTTTAATTAATGAATTTGGAGAGATGAGTTTTTCCTTTGTTTCACCGGATGGCTATTTCTGGACTTTGGTAGAAAGTAATTAA
- a CDS encoding acyl-CoA dehydrogenase family protein, producing MKTHPNLFDQVKALAQDFGTRAAAHDKEASFPFENFTKLHKAGLLSLTIPCELGGQNLGLASICRVIEGIAGGDASTALVLTMHYLQHAQAARHRRWPPELYQRLCRESIEGVALLNAARVEPELGTPARGGLPATIAEPTTDGWRLTGHKQYTTGSPILGYFIVWARTTEDQPQVGNFLVPRDVPGLRIVETWDHLGMRATGSHDLILENVLIPQEYALDIHPISVSPTVDPLVAAWNSLTISALYLGVASSARNWLTNYLQERTPSNLGEPLANLPRFQVAVGEIEALLFANKTLIYSLAQEIDKGEYQPNLGLQVQAVKYLTTTNSIRAVEMGLELTGNPGLLRKNPLERHYRDVLCSRIHTPQNDVVCQSLGKSVLEVK from the coding sequence TTGAAAACTCACCCTAATCTTTTCGATCAGGTTAAGGCCCTCGCCCAAGACTTTGGCACCCGTGCAGCAGCACACGACAAAGAAGCTTCCTTTCCCTTCGAGAATTTTACAAAGTTGCACAAAGCGGGACTACTCAGCCTCACCATTCCCTGTGAATTGGGTGGACAGAATTTGGGTTTAGCTAGCATCTGCCGGGTAATCGAGGGGATAGCCGGTGGTGATGCTTCAACCGCCCTAGTACTGACAATGCATTATCTGCAACACGCCCAAGCTGCCCGCCATCGTCGTTGGCCTCCAGAACTTTACCAGCGGCTGTGTCGTGAATCAATTGAAGGCGTTGCCCTGCTGAATGCTGCCCGTGTTGAGCCTGAATTAGGTACACCAGCTAGAGGTGGATTACCAGCGACAATTGCTGAACCCACAACGGATGGCTGGCGGTTAACAGGTCACAAACAATACACCACAGGTAGTCCCATCCTGGGTTACTTTATCGTCTGGGCTAGAACCACTGAAGATCAACCGCAAGTTGGTAATTTTCTTGTCCCCCGCGATGTTCCTGGCTTACGAATTGTCGAAACCTGGGATCATTTAGGAATGCGAGCAACAGGCAGCCACGATCTAATTTTGGAAAATGTATTAATTCCCCAAGAGTACGCCCTTGATATCCACCCGATCTCAGTTTCCCCAACTGTTGATCCCTTGGTTGCTGCTTGGAATAGTTTGACAATAAGTGCTTTGTATCTGGGAGTTGCCAGCAGTGCTAGAAATTGGCTGACTAACTACCTCCAGGAGCGCACACCTTCTAATTTAGGGGAACCATTAGCCAACCTGCCACGCTTCCAAGTTGCTGTGGGTGAGATAGAAGCCTTGCTGTTTGCTAACAAGACACTAATTTACAGCTTGGCTCAAGAGATTGACAAGGGCGAATATCAACCTAATCTAGGATTACAAGTACAAGCTGTTAAATACCTCACCACAACTAACTCTATTCGTGCTGTGGAGATGGGCTTAGAACTCACTGGCAATCCTGGGTTGTTAAGAAAGAATCCTTTAGAGCGACATTACCGGGACGTTTTGTGCAGTCGTATCCACACACCACAAAATGATGTTGTCTGTCAGTCTTTAGGCAAGTCTGTACTCGAAGTTAAATAA
- a CDS encoding flavin monoamine oxidase family protein: protein MSRLKVGIIGSGLAGLSCGYTLAKSGIEFQIFEASERIGGRVMTYHHPTGETVELGAGYFHDHYRIMLSLVQELGLQSQIVPRKYCRVGFIKDGKALALREIGIDHPLFISIANLKHAATEYCQKINRLLAVYSENNKSFAETISEDPYLLEAHQTPFIVSELYRSLAPEIQEIFVKPFLRKQLSSEPENISLMTATAALGASAFNLQSFQGGISLLTETLYTNIKDRVALNQPITKVHQDKKQWVLFSSNQEYVCDVVVSAIPGIALNNLFNYQSSIAYGYTNVFVIEGEKHLHYQGCDILFSQEENHKILGMSRYGERLFKVESFHHQPDFAEVFQTYKILQQQSWQYAIPQLPTNKIYPSDVLAENFYLVGDHWLPCMEMAITTGIKAAKKIISS, encoded by the coding sequence ATGTCAAGATTAAAAGTTGGAATTATTGGGTCTGGTCTGGCGGGGTTAAGTTGCGGTTATACCTTGGCAAAAAGTGGCATTGAATTTCAGATTTTTGAAGCCAGCGAGCGAATTGGTGGACGTGTAATGACTTATCATCATCCCACAGGTGAAACTGTGGAGTTAGGAGCTGGTTATTTTCATGACCACTATAGAATAATGTTATCCCTCGTCCAAGAACTGGGGTTACAATCTCAAATTGTTCCCCGAAAGTATTGCCGGGTAGGATTTATCAAGGACGGGAAAGCACTTGCCTTACGAGAAATAGGCATAGATCATCCACTATTTATCTCTATCGCTAATCTCAAACATGCAGCCACTGAGTATTGCCAAAAAATCAACCGCTTGCTAGCTGTATATTCAGAAAATAATAAGAGTTTTGCTGAGACTATCTCTGAAGATCCATACTTACTAGAAGCTCATCAAACTCCCTTTATAGTATCTGAACTTTATCGGAGTTTAGCTCCTGAGATTCAAGAAATTTTTGTCAAACCTTTTCTCAGAAAGCAATTATCATCTGAACCAGAAAATATTAGCCTGATGACTGCTACAGCTGCATTGGGAGCTTCAGCATTTAATCTCCAGAGTTTTCAGGGTGGTATAAGCTTGCTCACAGAAACCTTATACACTAACATCAAAGATCGCGTCGCACTCAATCAACCCATCACGAAGGTGCATCAAGACAAAAAACAATGGGTTTTGTTTAGCAGTAATCAAGAGTATGTTTGCGACGTAGTTGTTTCTGCTATTCCAGGGATAGCTCTGAATAACTTGTTTAATTATCAGAGTTCTATTGCCTATGGATATACTAATGTATTTGTAATTGAAGGAGAAAAACATCTTCATTATCAGGGTTGTGATATTCTATTCTCCCAAGAAGAAAACCATAAAATATTGGGTATGAGTCGTTATGGTGAGCGATTATTTAAAGTTGAATCATTTCATCATCAGCCTGATTTTGCTGAGGTTTTTCAAACCTATAAAATTCTGCAACAACAAAGTTGGCAATATGCTATTCCCCAACTTCCTACAAACAAAATTTATCCTTCAGATGTACTAGCTGAAAACTTTTATTTAGTGGGTGATCACTGGCTTCCTTGCATGGAAATGGCAATCACTACGGGAATAAAGGCAGCAAAAAAAATTATTTCATCCTAG
- a CDS encoding DUF1838 domain-containing protein, whose protein sequence is MAAEIQEVDAQQWVKTRSSLDSTESSFLIWSGKIYSFIPGEKRQLLFKIVGMSVSRCIATAEGSWDFTSRELTYYLNPQTDEVLRKWENPWTGETVTVMHVANNPVQGHFKGKFPAQVDGENTTFVFDIFPTYPNPLAEDEKFAEYCPSPIYQAAELFKITVPTADLVNPDIPSVTQLRLSWDRIGQWLPWMKMSDAAGTLRSAVGDRPGYLIYSASGSKVGGLAELPPLLQAEINTRLPLYKQAPKVFLDGEDMTSWLYFQKHFPAYLAGDIFPLPAPEES, encoded by the coding sequence ATGGCAGCCGAAATCCAAGAAGTTGATGCCCAGCAATGGGTCAAAACTCGTTCTTCCCTTGATTCCACCGAATCCAGTTTTTTGATTTGGAGTGGTAAGATTTATAGCTTTATCCCTGGCGAGAAGCGGCAACTACTGTTTAAAATCGTGGGGATGAGTGTGAGTCGGTGTATTGCCACCGCTGAGGGTAGCTGGGATTTTACTTCTAGGGAACTGACTTACTATCTAAACCCACAGACAGATGAAGTTTTGCGGAAGTGGGAAAACCCCTGGACAGGGGAGACAGTTACAGTGATGCACGTTGCCAATAATCCTGTGCAAGGGCATTTTAAAGGCAAATTCCCCGCCCAAGTTGATGGTGAGAATACCACTTTTGTATTTGATATCTTTCCCACTTATCCTAATCCTCTAGCAGAAGATGAGAAGTTTGCCGAATATTGCCCATCACCGATTTATCAAGCGGCGGAATTGTTTAAAATCACTGTACCCACAGCTGATTTAGTTAACCCTGATATTCCCTCTGTGACGCAACTGAGGCTGAGTTGGGATCGGATTGGTCAGTGGCTGCCTTGGATGAAAATGAGCGATGCTGCCGGCACGCTACGCTCCGCAGTCGGCGATCGCCCCGGTTATCTTATTTATAGTGCTTCTGGGAGCAAAGTTGGTGGTTTGGCAGAGTTACCCCCACTGCTGCAAGCAGAAATTAACACCCGCCTACCTTTATATAAGCAAGCCCCGAAAGTCTTTCTCGATGGGGAAGATATGACTTCTTGGCTGTACTTCCAAAAGCATTTTCCCGCTTACTTAGCTGGGGATATCTTCCCGCTGCCAGCACCGGAGGAAAGTTAA
- a CDS encoding pentapeptide repeat-containing protein, which produces MDAEELKRRYSAGERYFPSANLIRAKLVGIYLPGINLWGANLTEANLAKAKLWGADLSRANLAKANLTRANLCGVNLNEANLRGAKLHYTKLYGANLSGAYYDNSTRFSRGFDPVSNNMRKL; this is translated from the coding sequence ATGGATGCTGAGGAACTAAAACGGCGTTATAGTGCAGGGGAGAGATATTTTCCATCTGCTAATTTAATTAGAGCGAAGCTGGTTGGTATTTATCTCCCAGGTATCAATTTATGGGGAGCTAATTTGACTGAAGCGAACCTAGCTAAGGCTAAACTCTGGGGAGCAGATTTGAGTAGAGCCAATTTAGCGAAGGCAAATTTGACGAGGGCTAATTTGTGCGGTGTCAACCTAAATGAAGCGAATCTCCGGGGAGCCAAGCTTCACTATACCAAGTTGTATGGAGCGAATTTAAGCGGCGCTTATTATGATAACAGCACACGCTTTTCTAGAGGTTTTGACCCTGTTAGTAATAATATGCGGAAGCTTTGA